ATGATTTGCCGGGCGACCCCATGCAGGTTGTCGATGATCTCCTCTTCGGTCTGGCCGAGGGTGATTTGGTTCGAAATTTGGAAGATGTTCCCCATCACCTCGCTGCCTTCTCCGTACAGCCCACGGACGGCGAGGCCGACCTGTTGGATCGCTTGGAGAATCCGATTCATCTGCTGCGTCATGACGAGGGCGGGCAGATGCATCATAACCGAAGCCCGGATGCCGGTGCCGACGTTCGTCGGGCAGCTCGTCAAGTACCCATGCTTCTCGTCGTAAGCGTAATCGACGACCGACTCGAAGATGTCGTCGATGCGTCCCGCGACGTCCCAAGCCTCCTTCAGCTGAAATCCGGGGTACAACACCTGTATGCGCAGATGGTCCTCTTCATTCACCATAATGCTGACCGCTTCGTTGCCGCTGAGAATGACGGCCCCGTTCCGCGCCTCGTTCGCGAGGTTCGGCGAGATGAGATGCTTCTCGACGAGCACTCGCTTCTCCAGCTCGCTCATGCCGGTCAGCGGCACGAGATCGAAGTCGCCGATTACCTTCAGCTCCTCATCCTTCAGCACCGACGCGACGCGATTCAGCACCTCTTCCGACTGCTGATTCGTCGCGAGCATCGGGAACGGTTCGTTGCTCACGTTGCGGGCGATGCGGATCCGGCTCGAGATGACGATGTCCGAATCCGGCCCGTCCGCCTGCATCCAGCTGCTGACCGCATGCTCCGTGTATCTGCTCATGCTCCTGATCTCCGCCTCCTTCCCGCTATAACGCCGACTGCCGCTCAAGCTCGCGGATTTGGTCGCGCAGCTTCGCCGCCGCCTCGAATTCCTCCTGCTCGACCTTAAGGGCCAAGTCGCGCTTCAGCTGCTCGATCTGCCGGCGCAGCTGCACCTTCTTGCCGACCCGCTTCGGCACCTTGCCGACGTGCGTCGTGTTGCCGTGCACGCGCTTGAGCAGCGGCGTCAGCCGATCTTGGAAGTGCCGATAGCATTCCCCGCAGCCGAAGCGGCCGATCTTGCTGAACTGCGCGTACGTCATGCCGCAGAAATCGCAGCGCGGCTGCGCCGCCTTCTGCTGCGCGGTAGCCGGCTTGCCGGTCGGGTCGAGCTCGAGCAAGCCCGAGAGGAGGTTGTGGATCGAGAACCCGCCCGCGGTGCCGGGGATGAGCTCTCCCTTCTCCCGCGCGCAAGGCTCGCAGAAATGAAACTCCGTCTTGTCGCCGTTCACGATCTTCGTAAAATGCAACGTCGCGGGACGCTTCCCGCATTCCTGACAGAGCATACCGTTCGTCCCCTTTCCTTCGGATCAACGTATCGGGCGCATTACTTGGTGAGAAGCGCCACCAGCATCGCCTTCAGC
This genomic stretch from Paenibacillus antri harbors:
- a CDS encoding UvrB/UvrC motif-containing protein; protein product: MLCQECGKRPATLHFTKIVNGDKTEFHFCEPCAREKGELIPGTAGGFSIHNLLSGLLELDPTGKPATAQQKAAQPRCDFCGMTYAQFSKIGRFGCGECYRHFQDRLTPLLKRVHGNTTHVGKVPKRVGKKVQLRRQIEQLKRDLALKVEQEEFEAAAKLRDQIRELERQSAL
- a CDS encoding protein arginine kinase — encoded protein: MSRYTEHAVSSWMQADGPDSDIVISSRIRIARNVSNEPFPMLATNQQSEEVLNRVASVLKDEELKVIGDFDLVPLTGMSELEKRVLVEKHLISPNLANEARNGAVILSGNEAVSIMVNEEDHLRIQVLYPGFQLKEAWDVAGRIDDIFESVVDYAYDEKHGYLTSCPTNVGTGIRASVMMHLPALVMTQQMNRILQAIQQVGLAVRGLYGEGSEVMGNIFQISNQITLGQTEEEIIDNLHGVARQIIEHEKAARQKLLNESRAKLTDRIRRSFGILCYAEIMDSKEAAQRLSDVRLGIDLGLIEGLSPKVMNELLVMTQPGYLQHHYGRPLSPDERDAHRAKLFRERLNPSGR